TATTTCCAAATCTGGGCTGTGGTTTAAACTCATGATTGGTTTTTGATTGGACGCGAAAAACATCGCGTCTTTAATAATAAATTTCGGAAAACCGCATATAGTAGCGATCGCACGCTCTAATAGTAAAAGCTAAACTAAATAATGTAAAATCAGCAGAAATGCTGATAATGATAACTTTTCGTTCTTGATGTTTCACAATCCTATGGACGCGATTTACATTCCGCAGCTAACTAAAGCCCCGGAGCGGACAGAGGAGATTCAGGTTGAAGAGTTTCTGCCCGGTTTAGAAACGTTGACACCAGTTCGCGGCAACATCCGCGTGCAGCATCTAGGAAATTACCTGCAAGTGTCCGGTCAAGCAGAAGCAATTATTACCTGTACCTGTAACCGCTGCTTGCAAAACTACAATCAACGTGTAGTACTTGATACAAAAGAAATTATTTGGTTAGATGAAGCCGCTAATGAAACAGAAGACTTGCCTTTAGAGCGAGAAGTGGCTATAGAGGATTTCTTAGAAACTTTATCGCCAGAGGGATATTTTTATCCTAGTGAATGGCTGTATGAGCAAATGTGTTTAGCTATACCTCAGCGTCAGCTTTGTAATCGCAAATGTCCGGGTATTACTCCAACTACTGTTAGTAACTCGGAAAAACCAGTAGATCGGCGCTGGGCTGGGTTAGAAGCTTTGAAGAAAGAGCTTCCGGGATAGTTTTGTCCGCACGCACGCACGCAGGCTGGAAGCCTGGATGCCAGCTGCTTCAAGTCGGCGGAGCCGCCCAACGCACTGGCTCGGCTAAACGAACGAAGCCCACCTACGCCGGCTTGTAGGGTGCGCCATTCGCAGTAACGCACCATATTCTCGTTTATCGTTTTAGTCTCTGGCTGGGAACGCCTTGCTGGGGGTTGCATTCGAGAAAAAACAACGGTAACTTATCTTGACGACGAAAAACAGAACGATTGGCTTGATAAAGTTCGTTGAAAAAGTTCGGATTCTCTAGCAAAAGTAGATCAAGCACAGGATTATTTAAGACTTGAAGCAGAAATTCAGCAAACAAATTCAGCAATACATCCGTTGGTGTGTTGGAATTTTGAGCAACAGCTTGGCAAATGGCTTCATTGTCACTTTCTGCCAACTCCCGAAGTAGTTCCGGTGGTGTGCTTGGGCCTGCTGCTTGTTCCTCTGGGGTTTGGGGTATATTGCTCATGGGGATATTCTGATTTATGCTTGTTCTCAATTTTTAGTTGTTAGAACCAATACAAACCTTAAGAATGAGATTAGGAACTAAACTACTAACAGCTACTTATGACCTTCCGTGAAGAGTTTAAACTGCTGCTACGCGCTCGTTATCCTTTAATCTACATTCCTACTTATGAGGAGGAACGGGTAGAAGCAGCGATTCGGGAAGAAGCGGCAAATCAGGGCAATCGTCCGGTGTATACTTGGGATTTTGTGGATGGCTACCAAGGCAATCCGAATGATGCGGGGTTTGGTCGTCGCAACCCGCTGCAAGCTTTGGAGTTTGTGGAGAAGTTATCGGCTTCTGCGCCGGCGGTGTTGATTTTAAGAGATTATCATCGCTTTTTAGAAGATGTGGCGATCGCTCGCAAACTCCGCAATCTCGCTCGTCTCCTCAAGTCTCAACCGAAAAATATCGTCTTATTGTCGCCTAAAATCGCCATCCCGGACGATTTAACTGAAGTTATGACGGTTTTGGAGTTTCCCTTACCGGCGGCTCCAGAAATCAAAGGAGAGATAGAACGTTTGTTGATGGCGACTGGTGGTAATTCACTTTCTGGTAAAGTTTTAGATGACTTGGTGCGCTCTTGTCAAGGGCTTTCGATGGAAAGAATTCGCCGGGTTTTGGCTAGAGCGATCGCTACTCATGGCGAATTGCAACCAGAAGATGTAGATTTGGTTTTGGAGGAAAAGCGGCAAACTATTCGCCAAACGCAAATTTTGGACTTTTACCCCGCTACTGAGCAAATTTCTGATATTGGCGGATTGGATAACCTGAAAGATTGGCTACTGCGTCGGGGAGGCTCATTTACTGAAAGAGCGCGTCAGTACGGATTACCGCACCCGCGTGGTTTAATGTTGGTGGGGATTCAAGGAACTGGTAAATCATTAACGGCAAAAGCGATCGCACATCACTGGCATTTACCTTTACTACGTCTGGATGTCGGACGGTTATTTGGTGGTTTGGTGGGTGAATCTGAATCTCGCACGCGCCAAATGATACAAGTTGCTGAAGCTCTTGCGCCATGCATTTTATGGATAGATGAAATAGACAAAGCGTTTTCCGGGCTTGGTAGCAAAGGTGATGCGGGAACCACTAGCCGCGTGTTTGGCACATTTATTACCTGGTTAGCCGAGAAAACCTCACCCGTGTTTGTTGTTTCTACCGCGAACGACATCCAAGCGCTACCCCCAGAAATGCTGCGAAAAGGGCGATTTGATGAGATTTTCTTTGTTGGTTTACCCAGCCAAGAAGAAAGAAAAGCAATTTTTAACGTTCATTTATCCCGACTGCGACCGCATAACTTGAAAAGTTATGACATAGACAGGCTAGCTTACGAAACGCCGGATTTTTCTGGTGCGGAGATTGAGCAAACTTTAGTAGAAGCGATGCATATAGGCTTTAGTCAAAACCGCGACTTTGCTACCGATGATATTCTCGAAGCAGCCAGTCAGATTATCCCCTTAGCGCGAACCGCTGTGGAGCAAATTCAAAAACTGCAAGAATGGGCAGCATCGGGTAGAGCGCGTTTGGCATCGAAACACAATCCCTTAAGCGATCGCATTCAACGACAACTGCAATAATAAATCAGCAGTTGTACAGACGCGAAATTTGAGCCAGCGCGTTGCGGTGAGTCCACTCGGCGGTGTCGGTTTCCGTCCCGTCGAAGTGGCGAACCCGAAGGGAGGTTCCCTCCGTTGTAGCGTCTGGCGTCGCGTCTGTACACGAGTTAAGAGTTATGAGTTATAATCTTTGACTTTAACCCTTAACTCTTAACTTCTATGGTGCAAAGGTTATAAATATGATAATTTCTAACGTACTAAAGTATATACTTGGGATTTTCTTGGCGATCGTTGTTTTAATTGGTGGTGGCGTTGCAATTGCGCTGTATTTTATGAATCGAACTGCCATAGCTCCTGCTAAACCTATTTTTGCTAATGATTCACCGGAGATAAAAGCACAAGCTCCTAAAACTCCAGGAGCATCACCCGCACTCACCCCTACTGCTGTTGAAGCCCAAACTCCCAAGCCAAATCCCACTCCTACTTTATCACCCGATACTACTGAATCAAAAAAGCCATTGCCACCAGGAGCTTACCCTGCCAGGGTTAGTTGGTCTCAAGGCTTGATTTTGCGAGCAGAAGCAAAACAGGATGCTGAACGTGTTGGTGGAGTTGGTTTTAATCAAAAAATCTTTGTCTTGGAAGAAAGCGCAGATAAAGTCTGGCAAAAAATTCGCCTCGAAGGTAGCGATAAAGAAGGTTGGGTAAAAGCAGGTAATACTCGAAAAGTTGACGCTCAAGATAATTCTCAACCAGCGCAACAATAAAGGGGAGTGGGGAGTGGGGAGTAGGGAGTAGGGAGTAGAAACGCTTGGACTTGGAAAGAGGAGTTTTCATACTTTTTTGTGAACCTCGTTCAGCAGTAAAAATGAGGAATGAGCGCAAAAACGGCACGCAACCCTTTTTCCTCTGTCTTGGAAAGTTCTGATGCCTTCTCCTATCGGAGAGGCTTGTCTGCGACACGCACATGCGTTCGCCAACGGCAACCCCTTCACCTTCAAAGACGCTCCGCTCAGACTTTCCTGTGTGAACTCTGCGTTTTCTGCGGTTCGTTATAGAACCTTGTCTAACAAACAAGCGATCGCACGCTGCCAAAAAACGAGAATCCCGGTTTCTTCAAGAAACCGGGATTCTCAGTCAGTCATCTTTAATCAAGCGTTATATTATATCATAAAATAAGTATCTTGATTCAAAAAGGCAATTTTAACTAACTAAAATCTGTAAGAAATAACTTTATTTAACCAAGGTGCAATTAAGTGGTTTTAAAGTTTTTGTTGTACATGGTATTCTAATAGCAAAAAAAATTGCAACCTTGCCGGAAAGCAACTCTATCGGTGTGTTGTTAATCAATACAAAACCATTTGTAGATGATTGACTGTTGTAGCCAACAGCCGCTAGCATACAGACATAAACTTGTCAACATCTGACATCAACAACCTAGGTTAGCGTGCAAGGTAAATACTGCAACAAAAATTTTTATAACCCGAAAACTTGGAAAAATTATGGAAACCATTGGTAATTTTGGTGTAGTCTCAACCCACGAGGCATCTAAAAGCATCGAGGTTGTTCCTGTGGGCGTGAATTTTAAATTTTTTAATAATTGGAGAAAGTTGTCTAGCGTTGCCGCGATGCGTTTTTTGTCTGTAGCGCTAACTATGGGTATTTTAAGTATAGCTGGACAAGCTATGGCACTTCAGAAGTTAGGAAGTAGCGGTAATGATGTTACAAACACCCAGAGGTGTTTGAAAAAGTTAGGTTACTTTAACGGTCCAGTGACGGGTAAGTTTGCTTCCTTGACTCAGAAGGCTGTAATCGGATTTCAGCGAGCGAATAGACTACCTGCTGATGGAGTTGTGGGTAGCAGCACGCTAGCATCGCTGCAACAAGCATGTCAAGCGAGAAACCCTGGTGGTAATGTTGGTACAAACCCTGGAGGTACTGTCACCGGCGACTTGCGACAAGGTAGCAGCGGTGCTAGAGTCTCTAAGCTGCAACAAGATTTACGGCAATTAGGTTACTTTAACGGTCGAGTTAGTGGTTACTTTGGTTTAGATACTCAGCAAGCTGTCATTAGATTCCAGCAAGCTTCTGGATTGCGTGCTGATGGTGTTGTTGGTTCTAGAACCATACAAGCAATACTCATCAGACGTGGTGAAGGTGAAGGTGGGGAATATCCTGTTCTCTCTGAAAATAGCAGTGGTCCAGCCGTAACCAGATTACAACAGTTATTGCAGCAGGCGGGTTATTTTAATACTAATCCCACCGGTCGCTTTGGATCGATTACCAGAAATGCTCTAATTGCATTTCAACGCAATGCTGGTTTACGTGCTGATGGTGTGGCAAATCGCCAAACTTGGGACGCATTACTGAGAACTTCTCAGGAACCGACTCCACCAGGAGTCAGTCTCTCTACTGAGCAAATCAGAGAACTGCAACAGCGTTTGCGCGATCTCGGTTATTTTAACACCAATCCAACTGGTAATGTAGGTCCTGTGACCATAGATGCTTTGCGTCGATTCCAACAAGATTATAGGCTTTATGCCGATGGAATTGCCGACAATCAAATACTCGAAGCTGTACGTAGAGCCTGGGAAGATAGATACGCTAATCAAAATCAACCCAACAAAAATTATATCTCTGTAGGTGACAGGGGAGATAATGTTAGAGCGCTCCAAGAGCGTTTAGCGCAGTTAGGTTACTTTAATGGCTATCCAGACGGTTATTTCAGCGAATACACCAGATCGTCTGTAATTGCATTCCAGCAATATTATCGACTCAATCCGACTGGGGTTGTCGATTCGCAAACTTGGCAAGTATTAGGGTTGAATGGTTCACCAGTCGCGAATCGTCCTAACAGTAATCGCTATGTGGTAGTAGTACCAATTTCCAATAACAATACTCTCAACATAGTGCGTCAATATGTACCTAACGCTTTCCCCGCTGAATCGAGATTGGGTAATTATGTGAATGCGGGAGCATTTAGCGATCGCACCCAAGCAGAACAGCTTTCTAGAGATTTGCGATCGCGCGGTTTAGATGCACGCGTAGACTACTTTTAAAAGTTAGGGTTTAGGAGTTAGGAGTTAGGAGTGATAAGTTAGGAGTTAAAACTCTTAATTCCTAACTTTTTCCTAATTCCGCTCCTCCCCCACTCCCCCACTCCTCTCTAATCTCATGCAACTAAACGAGAGGCATTTAACCGGCGAGATTTGCTTTTTCGTAATAGTTTCGTAGCATCTTCAGCTAATACAGGACGACTGAAAAAATATCCTTGCATTAATTCACATTCTAAAATTCCTAATAAATTACGTTGTTCTTCAGTTTCCACTCCTTCGGCAACAACTGCAAGATTCAGTCCATGTGCCAAAGCGATTATCGCAGTTATTATTGCGGTATCATTACTATCTTTAGTCAAATCGCGCACAAAAGATTTGTCAATTTTTAGAGCGTGAATGGGAAATTTTTTTAAATAATTGAAAGAACAATATCCAGTGCCAAAATCATCTATGGATATACAAACACCCATATTATTTATTTCGTGCAAAATTGCTTCAGTAAATTCAGCATTATGCATGGCAATACTTTCGGTAATTTCTAATTCTAAATACTTAGGATTCAATTGAGTTTCTGATAATATCTGCGTTACTAATTTAACTAAATTAGATTGCTGAAATTGCCGTGCAGATAAATTAACGGCTATAGATAATGATGGAAAACCAAGAGTATCTTGCCAAGCTTTATTTTGAGCGCAGGCAGTTTTGAGAACCCATTCACCAATTGTGACAATCAGTCCAGTTTCTTCGGCAAGTGGAATAAATTTTTCTGGATAAATTAAACCTAGTTTTGGGTGTTGCCAACGTAGCAAGGCTTCCATTTTGATTATTTCACCCGTACTGATGTTAACTTGCGGTTGATAATAAACTATAAATTCTTCCCGCTCTA
Above is a genomic segment from Tolypothrix sp. NIES-4075 containing:
- a CDS encoding YceD family protein; this translates as MDAIYIPQLTKAPERTEEIQVEEFLPGLETLTPVRGNIRVQHLGNYLQVSGQAEAIITCTCNRCLQNYNQRVVLDTKEIIWLDEAANETEDLPLEREVAIEDFLETLSPEGYFYPSEWLYEQMCLAIPQRQLCNRKCPGITPTTVSNSEKPVDRRWAGLEALKKELPG
- a CDS encoding peptidoglycan-binding domain-containing protein; this encodes METIGNFGVVSTHEASKSIEVVPVGVNFKFFNNWRKLSSVAAMRFLSVALTMGILSIAGQAMALQKLGSSGNDVTNTQRCLKKLGYFNGPVTGKFASLTQKAVIGFQRANRLPADGVVGSSTLASLQQACQARNPGGNVGTNPGGTVTGDLRQGSSGARVSKLQQDLRQLGYFNGRVSGYFGLDTQQAVIRFQQASGLRADGVVGSRTIQAILIRRGEGEGGEYPVLSENSSGPAVTRLQQLLQQAGYFNTNPTGRFGSITRNALIAFQRNAGLRADGVANRQTWDALLRTSQEPTPPGVSLSTEQIRELQQRLRDLGYFNTNPTGNVGPVTIDALRRFQQDYRLYADGIADNQILEAVRRAWEDRYANQNQPNKNYISVGDRGDNVRALQERLAQLGYFNGYPDGYFSEYTRSSVIAFQQYYRLNPTGVVDSQTWQVLGLNGSPVANRPNSNRYVVVVPISNNNTLNIVRQYVPNAFPAESRLGNYVNAGAFSDRTQAEQLSRDLRSRGLDARVDYF
- a CDS encoding AAA family ATPase, translated to MTFREEFKLLLRARYPLIYIPTYEEERVEAAIREEAANQGNRPVYTWDFVDGYQGNPNDAGFGRRNPLQALEFVEKLSASAPAVLILRDYHRFLEDVAIARKLRNLARLLKSQPKNIVLLSPKIAIPDDLTEVMTVLEFPLPAAPEIKGEIERLLMATGGNSLSGKVLDDLVRSCQGLSMERIRRVLARAIATHGELQPEDVDLVLEEKRQTIRQTQILDFYPATEQISDIGGLDNLKDWLLRRGGSFTERARQYGLPHPRGLMLVGIQGTGKSLTAKAIAHHWHLPLLRLDVGRLFGGLVGESESRTRQMIQVAEALAPCILWIDEIDKAFSGLGSKGDAGTTSRVFGTFITWLAEKTSPVFVVSTANDIQALPPEMLRKGRFDEIFFVGLPSQEERKAIFNVHLSRLRPHNLKSYDIDRLAYETPDFSGAEIEQTLVEAMHIGFSQNRDFATDDILEAASQIIPLARTAVEQIQKLQEWAASGRARLASKHNPLSDRIQRQLQ
- a CDS encoding SH3 domain-containing protein, yielding MISNVLKYILGIFLAIVVLIGGGVAIALYFMNRTAIAPAKPIFANDSPEIKAQAPKTPGASPALTPTAVEAQTPKPNPTPTLSPDTTESKKPLPPGAYPARVSWSQGLILRAEAKQDAERVGGVGFNQKIFVLEESADKVWQKIRLEGSDKEGWVKAGNTRKVDAQDNSQPAQQ